TACATCAAAAATATAAGTTCCTGTTCCTACTTTTACATTATAAGCACTATAATCAGCATCTTCATTTACAGCATAAGTTAACCCTTTTAAAGGCAAACCTTTTGCTACAATTAAAGTATCAGAAACCTTGTTTGCAAACTCTCTAAAAGATTGTTGCAACATTTCATTTTCACCATAAATATCTAGATGATCGGCATCCATTGAGGTAATACAGGCTATATTTGGTGATAATTTTAAAAATGATCTATCAAATTCATCAGCCTCTACAACCGTAATTTTATCTTCTCCTAAAATAAGGTTTGAATTATAATTTTCTGCAATTCCTCCTAAAAAAGAAGTTGCCTTTACAGGTTGCATAATATGTCCTAAGATAGAAGATGTAGTTGTTTTCCCATGAGTTCCAGCAACGGCTAAACAAAGAGTTGTTTTAGTAATTTCTCCTAAAATTTCAGCTCTTTTTAAAATATCGAATCCATTATTTATAAAATAATTTAATTCTTGATGCGTACTCGGAATGGCAGGCGTATAAACGACTAACGTTGTTTTAATATCTAAACAAGAAAGAGGTATATTTTTAACTGCATCTTCAAAGTGAATTTTCACTCCAATATCTTCTAATTTTTTGGTTATCGGACTTGGCGTTTTATCGTAACCAAATACGTTTTTTCCGTTTACAGAAAAATAACGAGCAATTGCACTCATTCCAATTCCTCCAATCCCTATAAAATAGACGTTATGTATTGCTTTTAAATTCACTAAATAATTAATTTTTCTATTTCGTTAACTATATGATTCGTTGCATTAGGTAATGCTAATGCTTTTATATTTTCACTTAAATTATGTTGTTTTTCTTCATCTTTTAATAATGCTTCCATTACTTTCGGAAAAGTAGCTAATTCTTTTTCTGCTACCAAAATCGCGCCATTTTTATCAACTATTGATTTCGCATTTTTAGTTTGATGATCTTCAGATACATTTGGCGATGGAATAAATATAGTTGGCTTACCAACAATGCACAATTCAGAAACAGAACTTGCACCTGCTCTTGATATTATAAAATCAGCAGCTGCATAAGCTAAATCCATTTTATTTAAAAATGTATGAACTTGTACATTTTCTAAAGTATTGTATTGTTTATAATCATCAATATATAGCTTTCCACATTGCCAAATTAATTGAACATTCTGTTCTTTAAAAAAATCTAAATTAGATTCAATTAACTGGTTTATTTTTCTAGCACCTAAACTTCCTCCTAAAATTAAAATTGTCTTTTTTGAAGAATCTAATTTAAAAAAAGTTTTTCCTTCGGATACTTTTGTTTGAACACTTAACAAATCTTGACGAACAGGATTTCCAGTTTTTATAATTTTATCTTTCGAAAAAAAACGTTCTAAATTATCATAAGCAACACATATTTTACTTGCTTTTTTACTTAACAATTTATTGGTAATTCCTGGATATGAATTTTGCTCTTGTATTAAAGTAGGAATATTTTTTTTACCTGCAACCATTAATGTAGGTCCACTAGCAAAACCTCCTGTACCAATAGCAATATCTGGCTTAAATTTTCTGATAATAGCATTTGCCTTCCATAAACTACTGATTAATTTAACAGGAAATAATAAGTTTTTAAACGTTAATTTTCTTTGAATTCCTGAAATCCACAATCCTTTAATATCATAACCAGCCTCTGGAACTTTTTGCATTTCCATTTTATCCGAAGCACCAACAAACAAAATTTCTGCCGATGGATATCGATTTTTAATTTCATTTGCAATAGCAATTGCAGGATAAATATGTCCTCCAGTTCCACCACCACTTATAATAACGTTAATCGACTGTTTCAATGTAAAATATCTAAAGGATTATCATCTAAAATTGTTTCTTCAGTTTCATTTTTTGAAGCACTAACACTTAATATCATTCCTAAAGCAAAACAAGTCATCCAAATAGAAGTACCACCACTACTAATTAAAGGAAGTGTTTGCCCTGTTACCGGTAATATATTTACAGCTACCGCCATATTAATCATCGCTTGAAAAACAATAGGAATTCCAACACCTAGTACCATTAATGTTGCAAAAATAGTTGTTGCTTGCTTGGCTGTAATTAAAATTCTTAATAATAATAGTAAATAAATAAACACCACTACTACAGCTCCTACAAAACCATACTCTTCAACAATAATAGCATATATAAAATCAGAAGATGATTGTGGTAAAAAATTTTTCTGTACACTTTTACCAGGTCCTCTTCCTACCATACCTCCTGTTGCAATTGCAATTTTTGCTTTTTCAACCTGATAATTTTCTTTTCCTTCAGATTTAGAAAAACCTTCAATTCTGCTCTGCCAAGTATTTACACGGTTTGGCATTATATCAGGAAAAGCTTTTGCTACAAGTATAAAAAAAAGTAATGAAAAAAGTCCTATCCCAATAATATAACCAATCTGTTTTAATGGATATCCACCGATAAATATCAACAATAAAATCATTAGAAAAATAATAGCTGTTGTTGAAAAATTTGCAGGTAACACTAATAATAATACCACTGAAACAGGCAACCATAATTGTAATAAACTATCTTGAAAGTTTATTACTCTATCTTTATTTTTTGCTAAATATCTTGACACATAAATCATCAAAACTAATCCTGCTAATGTAGAAGTCTGAAAACCAATACCTACAAAAGGAATACTTATCCATCTACTAGCATTTGCACCACCTATAACTCGTCCTTGTGCCAAAGTAAACATTAATAACAAAATTACTACAGGCATCATTAAAACAGCACCACCACTAAAGTACCTGTACGGAATTCTATGTACTCCATAAATAACCGCAAAACCTGTTATTAATAATACTACGTGTTTCATTAAATGCCCAATAGTTGAGCCATTACCGACTACATAAACCAGATTGGTACTTGCACTATATATAGGCATAAATGAAAATATTGCCAATACAGCAACAATAGCCCAAATAGATCTATCTCCTTTTATATGTTTAAATATATCTTTAATCAATCAATTTTATTTTTATAAATTCTTAATTGCTTCTTTAAACTTAACACCTCTGTCTTGGTAATTCTCAAATAAATCAAAACTAGCACATGCTGGCGATAATAAAACAGCATCGCCTGAACTTGCCATTTGACTTGCAACTTCTACTGCTTTATCTGCTGTTTTGGTTTCAATAACAACATCGACAAGGTTACCAAATGTTTCTATAATTTTTTGATTATCGATACCTAAACAAATAATCACTTTTACTTTTTCTTTTACCAAAGATAATAACTCCGTATAATCATTTCCTTTATCAACACCACCAACAATCCAAATTGTTGGAGATTTCATAGAATCTAATGCATAAAAAACAGCGTTTACGTTAGTTGCTTTACTATCATTAATAAATTGTACGCCATTTACTTTTTGGACATATTCTAATCGATGCTCTACAGCTTCAAAACTTGATAAACTTTTAGCAATTCCATCAGTATTTATTTGTAATAGTTTTGCAGTTATTGCAGCTGTCATTGCATTTTTAATATTGTGTTTGCCTTTTAACGCTAAATCATCAATTTTGATTAAAACTTCTTCGGTTTCTAGTTTTATTATTATTTTATCATCCCTTAAAAAAGCACCATATTCCAATTCTTTTTCAATTGAAAAAGGGATTTTTTGAGCCTTTGTAGTATTTTTTTTCAGCCAATTTTGTATTTCTATATCATCAGCGTCATAGATTAAAAAATCTGTTGCTGTTTGATTTTTTGTAATACGAAATTTTGAATTTATATAATTATCAAAATTATAATCATATCTATCTAAATGATCTGGCGATATATTTGTAACAACAGCAATATGTGGGCTGAAATCAATAATTCCATCTAACTGAAAACTACTTAATTCTAACACATATTCATCATAATTTTGTTCAGCAACTAACTGAGCAAAACTATCACCGATATTACCACCAATACCAACATTCAATCCTGCTTTTTTAAGTAAATGACCTGTTAGTAATGTAGTCGTTGTTTTTCCATTTGAACCTGTAATTCCTACGATTTTAGCATTTGTATATTTTACAGCAAATTCAATTTCTGAAACAACTTTTATTTTTTTTGAAATTAACGCTTGTATTAAAGGTACTTTGTCGGGTATTCCAGGGCTTTTCATAACAACATCAGCATTGAATATTTCAGCTTCTGTATGTTTATTTTCTTCGAAAATAATATTATGCTTTAAAAGAACTTTTTTATATTTTTCAGATATACTTCCTTTATCAGAAACAAAAACATCGAAACCTTTTTGTTTACCTAATAATGCTGTTCCAACACCACTTTCTCCACTACCAAGAATAACTAACCTTTTCATATTATCTTAATTTTAAGGTTACAATAGTTAAAACTGCTAATAAAATTCCAACAATCCAAAAACGAGTAACTATTTTACTTTCGTGATAATTTAATTTTTGATAATGATGATGTAATGGCGCCATTTTAAAAATACGTCGTCCTTCACCAAATTTCTTTTTTGTATATTTAAAATAGAATACTTGTAGTATTACTGATAAATTTTCAACTACAAAAATACCTGCTAAAATTGGTAATAATAATTCTTTACGAATTGCAATAGCAATAACAGCTATAATTCCACCAATAGTTAAACTACCAGTATCACCCATAAATACTTGTGCAGGATATGTATTATACCAAAGAAAACCAATTAATGCACCCGCAAAAGCGAATATAAAAACGGTCATTTCTCCCGAATTAGGAATGTACATGACATCTAAATAATCAGCAAAAATAATATTTCCTGAAACCCAGGCAAATATTGCCAAAGCCATTACCATAATTGCAGAACTTCCGGCAGCAAGTCCATCAATACCATCGGTTAAATTTGCTCCGTTTGAAATACCTGTGACAATAAAAACAACTACAAATATGAAAACAATCCAGCCATATTTTTCATATCCATCACCTAAAAAGCTTAAAGCATCAGCATAATCTAATTCATTATGTTTCAAAAAAGGAACGGTTGTTTTTGTTGATTTATGTGCTTCACCAAATACTTTTACTTTACCGTTTACTTGCTCAATTTGTTGTGTAGCAGGAAGCTGTTCTTTCATGGTTACATCTGGATGAAAATATAACATCGACCCAACAATAATACCTAAACCTACCTGTCCTAATACTTTAAATTTGCCTTTTAAACCTGCCTTATCTTTTTTAAATACTTTAATATAATCATCGGTAAAACCGATAAATCCCATCCAAACGGTGGTTATCAATAAAATAATGATATAAATATTTTCTAATTTCGCCAATAATAATACAGGAAGTAAAGTGGCTAGGATAATAATAAGCCCTCCCATAGTTGGCGTTCCTGCTTTTTGTACTTGACCAGCTAAACCTAAATCACGAACAGTTTCACCAATTTGTAACTTTCTTAAAAAGTTAATAATTTGTTTTCCAAATATTGTTGAAATCAACAAAGACATTATAAATGCCATTGCTGAACGAAAAGTAATAAACTGAAAAACACTTGCTCCAGTTAAATTAAATTCACTTTCTAAATATTGAAATATATAATACAGCATACTAAGTATTTTTTAGTTGATTAAAACAATTTTTTACTTCTTCTAAATCATCAAAATGATGTTTTACACCATTTATTTCTTGATAATCTTCGTGTCCTTTTCCTGCTATTAATATAATATCTCCTTTAACTGCCAATTTACAAGCTGTTTTTATTGCCTGTCTTCTATCTAAAATTGAAAGTGTTTTTTTATAATTTTCTGCGGATACACCAGCTTCCATTTCATCAATAATCACCTGAGCATTTTCAGTTCGAGGATTATCCGAAGTAAATATTGCCTGACTACTTAATTGAGCTGCAATCATTGCCATTTTCGGACGTTTTGTTTTATCTCTATCGCCACCACAACCAACAACAGTAAGTACTTTTTCAGTACCTGTACGAATATCATTAATGGTTTGTAACACGTTTTTAAGTGCATCAGGAGTATGTGCATAATCAACAATGGCTGTTATTCCATCATTTGAAACTACATATTCAAAACGACCATTTACACTTTCTAAATCACTAATAAGTCGTAGTGTTTCTCGTTTTTCAAGACCTAATAAATCGGCAACGCCAAAAATTGCTAACAAATTAGAAGCATTAAATTCGCCAATTAATTTTGTCCAAACCTCAACATTATTGATATATAATAAACTTCCTGAAAAACGTTTTTCTAATACTTTTCCTTTAAAATCTCCGAGTGTTTTTAAGGCATAAGTTTTCTTTTTAGCTTTAGAGTTTTGCAACATTATTTGTCCATTCTTATCATCAATATTTACTAAAGCAAATGCCGATTTTGGCAAGGAATCAAAAAATGATTTTTTCACATCTCTATATTCTGCAAAAGTTTCATGATAATCTAAATGATCGTGTGATAAATTAGTAAAAACACCACCTACAAAATTTAATCCTTCTGTTCTTTTTTGATGAATTCCATGAGAACTAACCTCCATAAAACAATGACTTACTCCTGCATCAATCATTAATGATAAATACTTATTTATAGCTAAAGAATTTGGCGTAGTATGAGTTGCTTTATGTTCTTTATCATCAATCATTATTTTTACTGTTGATAACAAACCAACTTTAAACCCTGCTTTTTTAAATAACTGATATAATAAAGTAGCAATAGTCGTTTTACCGTTTGTACCTGTAATACCAACTAATTGCAGTTTTTTTGATGGGTTTTGATAAAAATTAGCTGCTATAATTGCCAAGGCTATATTAGAATCTGTAACCTCAATATAAGTTATTTCTTCTTTTTTATCCGTAGGGATATTTTCACAAACTATAACTCTAGCTCCTAAATTTAATGCTTTTTCTATAAATTGATGTCCATCGACTGTTACTCCTTTTTGAGCAATAAACACATCATTTTTTTCAACTAACCGACTATTAAACTGAATATTATTTATAATAATATCACTATCTCCGTAAATTTTATTTACAGATACTTTTTCTAATATTTCTTTTAATTTTTTCAATTATAATAACTTTAAATAAACCGTAGCTCCTTTTGATACTTTTATTCCATTACCTATAGATTGTTCTGTTACTTTTCCCATTCCTGAAAATTCCACTCGTAAACCCATATTTTCTAATAATGCAATCGCATCCATTCCGCTCATACCTACAACACGAGGCATAATTGTTTTATACTTTATTAATTTATTATAATAATCTTGATAATCTTTATCAATACTTGCTGATGAAATTTCATCAGAAACTAATTGATTATTTATAGGTGTTGTTGTGTAAATTTTCTGAGCAATTTCTTTAAAAACTGGCGCAGCAACGATACCTCCATAATACCCTTTTGATTTATTCGGACTATGAACTACTACAATACAGGAGTATTTCGGTTTATCCGCAGGAAAAAACCCAGTAAATGAAGCTACATATTTTTTCTTCGAGTAATGACCATAAACAGTTTTACCATTACTGTTTTTATATTTCGGAATCCATTTCTGAGCAGTACCTGTTTTTCCTGCCATAGAAAAATTGGAAGAATATATATTTTCAGCAGTACCTCTTTTCACAGTGTTTTCCATGATTTTTCGCACCTGATTGATAGTGTTTTGAGAAGCTATTTTATCTTTTAAAACTTCAGTTTCAAAACTTTTTTCTACATTTCCACCAACTCTTAATTCCTTAACAAAATAAGGTTTAACTAATTTACCATTATTAGCAACTGCATTATAAAATGTTAATACTTGTAATGCGGTTAAATGAACTCCATATCCCCAAGCCATCCATTCTAATGAAATCGGACTCCAAGTATTTTCCGATGGATTAGGAATATACGGC
The Tenacibaculum pacificus DNA segment above includes these coding regions:
- the murC gene encoding UDP-N-acetylmuramate--L-alanine ligase, which gives rise to MNLKAIHNVYFIGIGGIGMSAIARYFSVNGKNVFGYDKTPSPITKKLEDIGVKIHFEDAVKNIPLSCLDIKTTLVVYTPAIPSTHQELNYFINNGFDILKRAEILGEITKTTLCLAVAGTHGKTTTSSILGHIMQPVKATSFLGGIAENYNSNLILGEDKITVVEADEFDRSFLKLSPNIACITSMDADHLDIYGENEMLQQSFREFANKVSDTLIVAKGLPLKGLTYAVNEDADYSAYNVKVGTGTYIFDVKTPTAIIKNIEFNLPGKHNMMNALAALAMADVYGIPLEDIKNQLKTFKGVQRRFSYKIKTENVVLIDDYAHHPTEINAVADSVREMYPNEKVLAVFQPHLFSRTKDFSDDFAKALSRFDELLLLDIYPARELPIKGITSSWLLDKVKVNNKMLVSKDKVSDQILKSVSKVVVILGAGDIGLLVDNIKDKLHKKYKN
- the murG gene encoding undecaprenyldiphospho-muramoylpentapeptide beta-N-acetylglucosaminyltransferase, translated to MKQSINVIISGGGTGGHIYPAIAIANEIKNRYPSAEILFVGASDKMEMQKVPEAGYDIKGLWISGIQRKLTFKNLLFPVKLISSLWKANAIIRKFKPDIAIGTGGFASGPTLMVAGKKNIPTLIQEQNSYPGITNKLLSKKASKICVAYDNLERFFSKDKIIKTGNPVRQDLLSVQTKVSEGKTFFKLDSSKKTILILGGSLGARKINQLIESNLDFFKEQNVQLIWQCGKLYIDDYKQYNTLENVQVHTFLNKMDLAYAAADFIISRAGASSVSELCIVGKPTIFIPSPNVSEDHQTKNAKSIVDKNGAILVAEKELATFPKVMEALLKDEEKQHNLSENIKALALPNATNHIVNEIEKLII
- a CDS encoding FtsW/RodA/SpoVE family cell cycle protein produces the protein MKDIFKHIKGDRSIWAIVAVLAIFSFMPIYSASTNLVYVVGNGSTIGHLMKHVVLLITGFAVIYGVHRIPYRYFSGGAVLMMPVVILLLMFTLAQGRVIGGANASRWISIPFVGIGFQTSTLAGLVLMIYVSRYLAKNKDRVINFQDSLLQLWLPVSVVLLLVLPANFSTTAIIFLMILLLIFIGGYPLKQIGYIIGIGLFSLLFFILVAKAFPDIMPNRVNTWQSRIEGFSKSEGKENYQVEKAKIAIATGGMVGRGPGKSVQKNFLPQSSSDFIYAIIVEEYGFVGAVVVVFIYLLLLLRILITAKQATTIFATLMVLGVGIPIVFQAMINMAVAVNILPVTGQTLPLISSGGTSIWMTCFALGMILSVSASKNETEETILDDNPLDILH
- the murD gene encoding UDP-N-acetylmuramoyl-L-alanine--D-glutamate ligase, which produces MKRLVILGSGESGVGTALLGKQKGFDVFVSDKGSISEKYKKVLLKHNIIFEENKHTEAEIFNADVVMKSPGIPDKVPLIQALISKKIKVVSEIEFAVKYTNAKIVGITGSNGKTTTTLLTGHLLKKAGLNVGIGGNIGDSFAQLVAEQNYDEYVLELSSFQLDGIIDFSPHIAVVTNISPDHLDRYDYNFDNYINSKFRITKNQTATDFLIYDADDIEIQNWLKKNTTKAQKIPFSIEKELEYGAFLRDDKIIIKLETEEVLIKIDDLALKGKHNIKNAMTAAITAKLLQINTDGIAKSLSSFEAVEHRLEYVQKVNGVQFINDSKATNVNAVFYALDSMKSPTIWIVGGVDKGNDYTELLSLVKEKVKVIICLGIDNQKIIETFGNLVDVVIETKTADKAVEVASQMASSGDAVLLSPACASFDLFENYQDRGVKFKEAIKNL
- the mraY gene encoding phospho-N-acetylmuramoyl-pentapeptide-transferase; protein product: MLYYIFQYLESEFNLTGASVFQFITFRSAMAFIMSLLISTIFGKQIINFLRKLQIGETVRDLGLAGQVQKAGTPTMGGLIIILATLLPVLLLAKLENIYIIILLITTVWMGFIGFTDDYIKVFKKDKAGLKGKFKVLGQVGLGIIVGSMLYFHPDVTMKEQLPATQQIEQVNGKVKVFGEAHKSTKTTVPFLKHNELDYADALSFLGDGYEKYGWIVFIFVVVFIVTGISNGANLTDGIDGLAAGSSAIMVMALAIFAWVSGNIIFADYLDVMYIPNSGEMTVFIFAFAGALIGFLWYNTYPAQVFMGDTGSLTIGGIIAVIAIAIRKELLLPILAGIFVVENLSVILQVFYFKYTKKKFGEGRRIFKMAPLHHHYQKLNYHESKIVTRFWIVGILLAVLTIVTLKLR
- a CDS encoding UDP-N-acetylmuramoyl-L-alanyl-D-glutamate--2,6-diaminopimelate ligase; its protein translation is MKKLKEILEKVSVNKIYGDSDIIINNIQFNSRLVEKNDVFIAQKGVTVDGHQFIEKALNLGARVIVCENIPTDKKEEITYIEVTDSNIALAIIAANFYQNPSKKLQLVGITGTNGKTTIATLLYQLFKKAGFKVGLLSTVKIMIDDKEHKATHTTPNSLAINKYLSLMIDAGVSHCFMEVSSHGIHQKRTEGLNFVGGVFTNLSHDHLDYHETFAEYRDVKKSFFDSLPKSAFALVNIDDKNGQIMLQNSKAKKKTYALKTLGDFKGKVLEKRFSGSLLYINNVEVWTKLIGEFNASNLLAIFGVADLLGLEKRETLRLISDLESVNGRFEYVVSNDGITAIVDYAHTPDALKNVLQTINDIRTGTEKVLTVVGCGGDRDKTKRPKMAMIAAQLSSQAIFTSDNPRTENAQVIIDEMEAGVSAENYKKTLSILDRRQAIKTACKLAVKGDIILIAGKGHEDYQEINGVKHHFDDLEEVKNCFNQLKNT